From Cellulomonas fimi ATCC 484, a single genomic window includes:
- a CDS encoding DUF389 domain-containing protein yields the protein MLQLRVSVPTALAGAVVDVLRDDPAVSALAVGQGTSLRPDGDVVTADVAREAADDVVERLLALDVQQVGTIELVPVETWVSRAGWEAEQLAPGASADSVVWPQVVLRAYDDTELTWTFFSFMTLATMLASIAIIVDSQVVVIGAMVLGPEFGAVAALGVALVRRRWRLLRRAALALLVGFVVAIALAAAAALLLRVAGWVTLDDVSGPRPGTDFIYRPDRWSIVVALIAGAAGVLSLTSSRLGGLTGVFISVTTIPAAGNVALGLAFGLPEEIGGSVLQLVVNITGMAVAGWLTLVVQQTVWRHASVRRARFTARFGRNAGHGPHAGPPRPRGRA from the coding sequence GTGCTGCAGCTGCGCGTGAGCGTCCCCACGGCCCTCGCCGGCGCCGTCGTCGACGTCCTGCGGGACGACCCGGCCGTCTCGGCGCTCGCCGTCGGGCAGGGCACGTCGCTGCGCCCCGACGGCGACGTCGTCACGGCCGACGTGGCGCGCGAGGCCGCGGACGACGTCGTCGAGCGGCTGCTGGCGCTCGACGTCCAGCAGGTCGGCACGATCGAGCTCGTCCCCGTCGAGACGTGGGTCTCGCGCGCCGGGTGGGAGGCCGAGCAGCTCGCGCCCGGGGCGAGCGCCGACTCGGTGGTCTGGCCGCAGGTGGTGCTGCGCGCCTACGACGACACCGAGCTCACGTGGACGTTCTTCAGCTTCATGACCCTGGCGACCATGCTCGCGAGCATCGCGATCATCGTCGACTCGCAGGTCGTCGTCATCGGCGCGATGGTCCTCGGGCCGGAGTTCGGCGCCGTGGCCGCGCTCGGGGTCGCGCTCGTCCGGCGTCGGTGGCGGCTGCTGCGCCGTGCCGCGCTCGCCCTGCTCGTCGGCTTCGTCGTCGCGATCGCCCTCGCGGCGGCCGCTGCGCTCCTGCTCCGCGTCGCAGGGTGGGTCACGCTCGACGACGTGTCCGGCCCGCGGCCGGGCACCGACTTCATCTACCGCCCCGACCGGTGGTCGATCGTCGTCGCGCTCATCGCCGGTGCGGCCGGCGTCCTGTCGCTCACGTCGTCGCGGCTCGGCGGCCTGACGGGCGTGTTCATCTCCGTCACGACGATCCCCGCCGCCGGCAACGTCGCGCTGGGGCTCGCGTTCGGGCTGCCCGAGGAGATCGGCGGCAGCGTCCTGCAGCTCGTCGTCAACATCACCGGCATGGCCGTGGCGGGGTGGCTCACGCTCGTCGTGCAGCAGACCGTATGGCGGCACGCCTCGGTGCGCCGGGCCCGGTTCACGGCCCGGTTCGGCCGGAACGCGGGGCATGGACCGCACGCCGGGCCGCCCCGCCCACGCGGCCGCGCCTGA